A segment of the Acidobacteriota bacterium genome:
ATCGTCTGCCGAGCCGGTGCCATGACTCTCGCGGAACTGGCAGCGGCCGGTCGAGCGGCAATCCTGATTCCCTACCCACATGCAGCCGACGATCATCAGAGACACAACGCGCAGACGGTCGTCGATGCCGGTGCAGCGCGAATGATCGCCGACGATCGACTCGAGACGGAAGAACTTGAGGATCAACTCAAGGAGCTGCTGGCGGACCCCGAGGCTCTCGGACGGATGGGAGACGCAGCTCGGCGTCTGGCCCACCCGGACGCGACGACCCGCATCACCGATCTGGCCGAGTCTCTGATTCATGGCGAGGAGGTCGGCAACCGTGTTTCGTAAGGCTCAGCGCATCCACTTCGTCGGCATAGGCGGCTCTGGTATGAGCGGCATCGCCGAGGTTGTGGCCAATCTGGGGTACCCGGTCTCCGGCTCCGATCTCGCGACGAACCCGTCCACGCGAAGACTCAAGAAGCTAGGAGCCGATGTCCATCGTGGGCATCAATCGCGCTATGTTCAGGATGCCGATGTGGTGGTGATCTCCTCCGCGGTGAAGGAAGACAACCCCGAAGTTGTCGAGGCTCGTCGCCTCGCCATCCCGGTGATCCCCCGCGCAGAGATGCTCGCCGAACTGATGCGTCTCAAGTACGGCGTCGCCGTCGCAGGGTCTCACGGCAAGACCTCAACGACCGCCATGGTCGCCGAGGTGCTCGATGCCGGAGACCTGGACCCGACGGTCGTGATCGGCGGTCGCGTCGGAAAACTTCGATCCGGCGCGAAGCTGGGTCAAGGGGACGTGATGGTCGCGGAGGCCGACGAGTCGGACGGTTCGTTCCTCAAGATGAAGCCGACCATCGCGGTCGTCACCAATATCGATCGCGAGCATCTCGATCACTATTCCGGGCTCGCCGAGATCCAGGACTCGTTCGTCACTTTTCTCTCGCGTGTCCCGTTCTATGGTGCGGCGGTCGTCTGCCTGGACGACCCGAACGTGCGGGCGATTCTCCCCCGAGTCGATCGCAAGGTCATCACGTATGGCCTGACCAGCGACGCGGACGTCGTCGCCACCGATGTAGAGATCGAGGGGTTCAAGACTCGGTTCACCGTGATCGCAGACGGCGAGACGCTCGGACGGATCACGCTCAAGACACCGGGTCGTCATGCGGTCCTCAACAGCCTCGCCTCCATCGCCGTCGGGCTGGAGTTCGATCTTGAGTTCAAGGCAATCGCCAATGCGCTCCGCGGCTTCCGTGGCGTCGATCGACGGATGCAGTTTCGAGGCGAGATCGATGGGGCGCGCGTTGTGGATGACTACGGTCACCATCCGACCGAGATCGAAGTCACGCTCGCCGCCATCCGCGACGGCTTCGGGGCACGAACCATTGCCGTCTTTCAGCCCCATCGATTCAGCCGCACCGCGGCCCTACTCGAAGAGTTCGGCCGGGCGTTCTTCCTGGCGGATCACGTGATCGTCACGGATATCTACGCTGCCGGTGAAGCCCCGATCGATGGCATCGACGGCAAGCGGGTCGCGGACGAGATCCGACGCCAAGGTCATGAGTCTGTCCAGCACATTCCCGATCACGAAACGGTTGTCCGCGATCTTCGCAAGCGACTCCAGGATGGCGATGTCATTGTCACGCTGGGTGCGGGCGATGTCTGGAAGATCGGTGACACCCTGGTGCGCCAACCGCGGATCGTCCGTAGCAAGCGAGCGACGTGATGGCGATCCGCCGCCCCATCCTCGCCGAGCCGGATCATCGCTATCTGCGACGACGAGCCAATCGTCGTGTGCGAAAGCAGCGCCTGACGCGCAACCTGTTCCGATTCATGATGGTCGCTACGGTCAACGCCATCATCGCCAGCATCGTGATCTACGCGGCGTTCCGTGGGGTCGATCACTTCTTGCGAAGTGACGAATTTGCTCTGGAGCGCATCGAGCTTCGCGGCGTCGAGCACGGTTCCGCCGAAGCGCTACACACGCGATTGGCACCGTTCAATGGTCGCAATCTGTTCTACCTATCGCTCGACGACATAGAGCACACGTTGCAGCGGGATCCATGGGTTCGTGAGGCTTCGGTCAAGCGCATGTTGCCGAGGGCGATGCGGATCTCGATAACCGAGCGAGAACCGGTCGCGTGGGTGTTGCTCCATGGGGTTCCGCACATGATCGACGAGACCGGTTTTGCGATCGGGCCGGCGGATACCGCGTCAGACACAAATCTACCCGTCATCACCGGAGTCGACGGCCTGCCACGCGAACAGCTGCTCGAGAGAATACGAATGGGTGTGAGTCTGGTCGAACGACTCAACCGTACATCGCCGGTTTTCGCTGCGCAGGTGTCGGAGCTTGACCTCTCCTCGAGGGATCGTGTGGTCGCACGCACATCCGACGGAGGTCCTCCCCTGCTGCTCGATCCCGAACAAGTCGAGCGCAACGTAAACACTTATCTCGGTCTCCGAAGCGAGATCGCCCATCGCGTTGGCCCGGCACGTTACGTGGACCTGCGCTGGCGCGACCGAATTGCCGTCATGCCAAATTCAAAGAACCGATTTCAAGAGGGCACATGAGTATGGGAAAGAATGGCCGAAACGTCGTAGGACTCGACATCGGAACGAGCCAGGTCTGCTGCATCGTCGGCGAGATGCTCCCCGAGGGTGGGATGCAAATTGTCGGCCTTGGTGAGGCCGTCTCCCGCGGATTGCGCAAGGGTGTGGTCGTCAACATGGACGCCACGGTCGACGCGATCAAGGCCGCCGTGGAGGAGGCCGAACTGATGGCCGGCATCACCATCAACGAGGCCACCATCGGAATTGCGGGGGGCCACATCCGTTCGTTCAACAGCCGCGGCGTCATCGCGGTGGGCGGACGCGAGCGTGTCGTCGGGCAGGACGACATCAACCGCGTGATGGAGGCGGCACGCGCCGTGAGCATCCCGCAGGATCGCGAGATCCTTCACGTCCTGCCACAGGAGTTCGTCCTCGACGATCAGGGCGGAATCCACAGCCCGGTGGGACTCGTGGGATCCCGACTCGAGGCCAACGTCCACGTGATCACGGCGGCGTCGACCTCGATCCAGAACCTGGTGAGCTGCACCAACCGGGCCGGCATCGAGGTGCAGGACACGGTCCTTCAACAGTTGGCCATCGCCGAGGCGACTCTCAGCGATGACGAACGCGAGCTGGGGGTTGCGGTCATCGATATCGGAGGTGGCACCACTGACCTCGCTATCTTCGAACGAGGCTCGATCTGGCATACGGCCGTTCTCCCGGTCGGTGGGGATCACTTCACCAACGATCTGGCGGTCGGCCTGAGGACGCCGATCCCCGACGCGGAGCGACTGAAAAAGAAATATGGCTACGCGCTGAGCGGTCTCGTCGATCAGCAGGAGGCCATCGAGGTTCCCACCGTCGGAGGGCGGAAACCCCGACTCCTGTCGTATCAGGTGCTGGCCGATATCCTGCAGCCCCGGGCGGAAGAGCTCTTCGCCCTGTTCCGGGACGAGATCCAGCGGGCAGGGTTCGACCGAACGCTCAACGCCGGAGTCGTTTTGACCGGCGGCGGCAGTCTCCTACCCGGCATGACCGAGATCGCCGAACAGGCCTTCGACATGCCGGTCCGTCTAGGACAGCCCCTCGGTGTCGAGGGGTTCATCGAGCCGAATGCCGGGCCGCAATACGCGACCTCGATCGGGATGGGTTGCTGGAGTGCGAAGCACACCACGGTGTCGACACGACGTCGACTGCCCATGAGCATGCCGCAGGGTGTCGTGCGAAATGTCGGAGGTCGATTCAGGGCGTGGATTTCTGAAATGTTCTGAGCGGTTTCGGGTGATAATGGCGCGGGGAATCCGTGCGTGACCGGGAGATCTAGATGATCACATTGGATGACAAGAAAGACAACGGGCAGGAGATGGAGATTTCCATCGACGATGCGCAGATCAATCGCGCGATGATCAAGGTCGTCGGGGTCGGCGGTGGTGGAGGAAATGCGGTCAACCGTATGATCACCTCCCGTGTCGAGGGCGTGGAGTTCCTTGTCGCCAACACCGATTGCCAGGCGCTCCACTCCAACCTGGCGACGCGCAAGCTGCAGCTGGGAGCCAAGCTCACCAAGGGGCTCGGAGCCGGCGGAAACCCAGAAGTGGGCCGCAGTTCCGCGCTGGAAGACACCGAACAGGTGCTCGAGGGGCTCTCCGGGGCCGATATGGTGTTTGTCACCACGGGCCTGGGCGGCGGGACCGGCACCGGTGCCGCACCGATTATCGCCAATTTGGCCAAGGAACTGGGCGCTCTGGTGGTCGCCGTGGTGACTCTGCCGTTCAATTTTGAGGGCCGGCGGCGCCGGATGCAGGCTGAAGAGGGTCTGAACGAGCTTCGTCAGGTCGTCGATACGGTGATCACGATTCCCAACGACAAGTTGCTTCACACGGTCGAGACCGGAACGCCGATGAACGAGGCGTTCATGATCGCCGACGACATCCTTCGACAGGCGGTCCAGGGGATCTCCGACCTGATCACGGTTCCCGGCGAGATCAACCTCGACTTCGCCGACGTCAAGTCGGTGATGTCCGGAATGGGCATGGCGTTGATGGGCACGGGCATCGCCGATGGCGAACATCGTGCGGTCGAGGCGGCCCAACGAGCGGTCTCGTCACCGCTGCTGGAAGAGGCATCGATCCACGGCGCCAAGGGTGTTTTGATCAACATCAGTGGTGGAGAGGATATGTCGCTCCACGAGGTCTCGGAATCCGCACGGATCATTCAGGAGGCCGCGGATCCCGACGCCAACATCATCTTCGGTACGGTGATCGATCGGGCCCAGCAGGGAACCGTCAAGGTGACCGTCATCGCGACGGGGTTCATGGGGGATTCCACCGCCGAACGGCTGCCTCAGCACACGTCGGCGGCACCGACGCCGTCTGCCTACCCCAGTGTGGAGATGGCGGCTCCCATGGCCGCGACACCACCGAAGGCCCCAGCGGAGCCGTCCGTCAGCGCGGCACCTTCAAGAGAAGAGCGAGTCTACAACCCGGATCTGTCCCAGAGTCTCGAGTTTGACTCCAACGACGACGGGTTCACTCCTAACTTCTCGAAAATGAAGGATGATCTGGACGTCCCGGCGTTCCTCCGAAAACAGATGGACTGATCAAGGACCCGACGCTCTACCGAGCGAAGGATTTGGGTCGAATCCGGGTGGAACGGAATGCCTGCAGCCACGCACCGATCAGACCTGCCACGAGAATAGCGACGATCCAGTCCCCCGTTCGCGAATAGGTCGTCGGTCGTGCCGAGCGGCGGATGTCGCGAACCTCGACGCCCTCGACATAGGTATCGGTGGCCTGGTACATCCGCCCGCGCGCGTCGTAGAAACCCGAGATTCCGGTATTGGCCGCCCGCACGAAGTCACTCCGCGTCTCGACCGCTCGCATGCGTAAGGCATCCGCCTGATGCTGCTGGAATCGAGTGCGTCCCCACCACGCGTCGTTGGTGATCACGACGCCGAACTCTGCTCCGTCCTGTTTCATGCGTCGCGACAGCGTGGGAAAGAGTTGTTCGAAACAGACGACGACACCGGCCCGCACGCCGTGAACATCGACCGGTGCCAGATCCGGCCCCGGCTCGAAGCCGCCTGCCAGCCACTTCCACTCCCCCTCCTTCCCGTCGACGAATCTCCCCAGGAGTGAGCGGAAGGGCGTCCGTTCGGCAAACGGCACCAGATACCGTTTGCCGTACCAGCTGGGCTGCAAGCCGCCGGAGGGATCAACCGCCATCGCCGCGTTGAACAGGTCGTAGTCCTCGCGGGTTCGCACTCTCACGTATTCCGCACCGAACAGGATCGTCACATCCAGTTCGCGGGCGAGGGCGGCGACGTCGTCGGCGCGATAGGTGCTGTCGTGCTGCAGCCAGTGGTAGACCGGGCCGGGCCGCGCGGACTCGGGCCAGACGATCCAGCTCGCTCCGTCCTGCCTGGCCTGCCGACTCAATCGAGCCAGTGTCTCGAACTGTCGGGTCGAGGTGGCTTCGTCGTGTTTCTCGTCGATGGGGATGTTGGGCTGGACGATGGCGACCCGTAGGGACTCGCCCTCGGGCAGTGGACGAACCCAACACCATGCGTCGTAGGACAGCACCACGACCAGGAGGAGTCCCAACGCCATCCGTGGCCGACGGAAATCGCCGTCTCGAGCCGCCAGGAAACCGTCGTAGATCAACCCGTTGACCGCCAGGGCGAATGCGCCGACCCCGTAGGGTCCGACCGTGTCGGCGATCTGAATGAGAAACGGGTACTGGGCGACGGTTAGCCCGACATGATCGCCGCTCATCCTCAAGTCACCAAACGTCTGCAACCATTCGACGGGGATCCAGGTGGCCGGAAGCAGGATGCCGTAGCCCAGGCCGGTGCGTCGTCTTAACCACCCGATCCAGGTCACCGTCAGACCGACCCGCAGTGCAATGAGCAGGACGAACCCCACGTAAAGCGGGATCGCCAGCCAGGAGATCCGAACGACCGCCAGGAAGAAGTGGGCGGCGATCGCGAAACCGACCGTCCCGAACAGGATGCCACCCCAGAGTCGGCTGGACGTGGAGCGAGTCGATGCGTCGTCGAGCCACCGCAGCAACGGCAGGAACGCCACGAACGGCAGGAGCGGCACCGGTACGTAGAACGACGCTCCAAGAAGGAGACCTGCCAGGACAGGACCACGGACCCACGCACTCCGAGATGTGTTTGACGAACTCACGGCGGATCATGCTACCGCGGAATCGTCGATTACGATCGAGCATGGATCGTGCGGTCGGCTGGGTTTAAGATGGGGCCCATCATGGATTCACTCACCGAGATCGAGATCAAGCTGGCGTTTCCCTCCGTTGCGGAGGCGCTGGAGAAGATTCGGGCGTTGGGCGCCGTCGAAGGGGCACCCAGAGTTTTCGAGGACAACCTTCTCTTCGAGCATGACGATCATCCGGTGCGCGAGAATGGACAGACCCTGAGATTGCGACGGGCCGGGAGCCGATCGATCCTCACCCTCAAGTCGAAGGTCAAGGGCGAGTTCCGCCACAAGGTTCGCCTCGAAGACGAGACCGCCGTCGCCGACGGTGACGCGATCGAGCGGGTCTTTCTGGGGCTCGGCTTTCGACCGAGTTGGCGCTATCAGAAGTTCCGGACGACCTTCCGACTCGACGATCTTCAGATCTATCTGGATGAGACCGCGCTGGGTTGTTACGTGGAGCTCGAGGGACCCGGGGACCTGATCGACGCGGCGGCGGCCCGACTGGGCTATGGCCCGGAGAGTTACATCAAGGCGAGCTACCGTCGCCTCCAGGAGAGCGTTCATCGTGAGCAGGGAACAGAGCCCGGCGATCTCCTGATCGCGGAGGAAGATCGCCCATGAGGGCGATGCTTCTGGCCGCGGGGTTGGGACGCCGGCTGGCTCCACTCACCGACCGCTACCCGAAACCGACGATTCCCGTCCTCGGGCGACCGATGCTGCTGCAGCAACTGGCCCGACTGGAACGAGCGGGATGCGACCGTGTGGTCATCAACGAACATCACCTTGGCCAGGTGATCCGTCAGACCGTCGCACGCTCCGAGTATGTCGACGGACCGATGGAGATCCTCTTCTCCCATGAACCGGTATTGCTGGGAACCGCCGGTGGATTGCGGAACGTCGCCGACCAGTTGCGGGGCGACGGTCCGATCCTGGTCCTCAACGCCGACTTCGTCTCCGACATCGATATCCGCTGGGCCTACGACGCCCACATGGACTCCGACGCCGCCGCGACACTCGTCACCGGTCCCAGGCGTGAAGGCTACTCGAACCTGGACGTCGATGGGTTGGGCCGAGTCCACTCGATCGCCGGCGAACCGCCGACGGCCGAAGGTGTCTCCTGCGAACAGGAGATGTTCACGGGCTGTCATGTGCTCGATGAGTCGCTTCTGGAGCGAATCCCCTTCGGCATGCCGTGCGAAATCGTCCCGACGCTCTATCGACCGCTTGCGGCAGAAGGACGATTGGGATCCGTTCTGCATCGCGGGTTCTGGTGGGACGTCGGCTCGCCACGGGCCTACCTCGATGGGTCGTTGCAACTCATGGCGGCGTTGGCCGAGCAGGAACTCGAGATCGGCGAACACGATGGGATCCATCACGAGGAGGACGCCCTGGTCTGTCGCGGAGCCGGTGCGGACGTGGATAGCACGGCGACACTTCGTGGACAGGTCGCCGTCGGCTTCGCGACCCGCGTCGGCGAAGAGAGTTTCGTGGAGAACTCGATCCTCATGCCGGAGACCTGGGTGGGACCCCGCTGCCGACTGACCCGTTGTGTGGTGACCACCGGTGTCGAACTCCCCGCGGGGTTCGAGATGACCGATGGATGGATCGTCGCCGACGACGGCATACCGCCGGCCGATCGTGGAAACTGGCGGCAGGAAGGCACCCTCGCCATACGGTCCCTGGCCCCCGAGACCTAGACGATGCGTTCGGAGGTTCAGGCCATCTTCGGTCGACCCGATGGATCGACGAGACTCGTTGGCGTCGAAGCGATGGCCGGTGACGCCTCCACCCGTCGATTCCATCGCTGCCGGCTGGACGAGGGTCAAGACGTCGTGGTCATGGACTACGGGACCCCGTTCAAGGGTGAGACCGACGATCTGCGGCTACAACGAATTTTCGTCGATGCAGACCTTCCCTGTGCAGAGGTCCTGTCGGTTCACCCCGACCCCGGCTGCGTCGTGTGGGCCGATCTGGGTCAACTCACTCTCGAAGCATCCTTGCGACGATCGACGAGACGGCCCGATTGGTTGGCGGCGGTTCAGCTGGCGGCCCGGATCGCCGACCAGGGCACTCCGGTCCTGGCCGGTTCCGATCTTCGAAACGGTCCCCGTCTCGACGGAACGCGCTTTCGACGGGAGATGGACTTCTTCGTCACCCACTTTATCGGTGGCCACCTAAACGTCCAGCCTCCGGCGGCAATCCTCACGCCGCTTCTTCATCGTCTGGCCGATGAGGCCGGACGATGCCCGCAGCCGGTGCTCTGTCACCGCGATTTCCACTCACGAAATATCGTGCTGTCCGATGGCGGCGATCTGGCGCTGGTCGATCTGCAGGATGCCTGTTGGGGGCCGGACAGCTACGACCTGGCGTCGTGGCTGTATGACGCCTACTTCGATCGACCGGACGATTGGGTGTCGGTGGGTATCGAGACGTTCGTTCGAGATCGTCTCGATGCCGACGAGGTCCCTCGGTTCCAGGAACGGCTCGAGCCGGTGGCCGCACAGAGAATGTTGAAGGCACTGGGAACTTTCGGCTTCCAGGCCGCGTCCCGTGGGGAGCCACGATATCTCGAGGGGGTTCCGCGGACGGTCTCCCGTCTCCGAACGTTGCTTCCGCGGTTTCCGCTGGGAGAAGAGATCCTGGCGATCCTCGATCCGATCTTCCCCTGAGATCGGATCAGAGTTCGATCAGCAATCCCGGGGTCGTCACGTCGATATGGGTGGTGAGGGCACCGCCGACCCCACCCACACAACGCCGAGTCCACTCCTCCGGGGAGAAGCTCCAGTGTCGCTGGCGGTTGACGAAGGCCCAGCGCTCCCCATCCAGGACCTGAAGCGTCGCTGCGGTGGCGACACAGGTGGCGGAAGTTGGCGCGACGGTCTGAGGCTCGACCACCAGGTGCCACGGCGCGACGCTGGGCGGATCCCGGAAACTCCCGCGGCGCTGTCCACCGACCTCGGGAAGCGCAGCGACGAGCCTGCGACCATCGGCCAACCGGGTGATCCGGGTCTCAAACAGGGCATCGTCAAAACGGGCTTGAATCGTCCCCCGAGGATCGGACGGGTCGTCCTTGACCACCCAACCCGGTCCCACGGAATTTCGTTCTCCGGATTCGGCTCGACGGGACCACCAGCCCGCCAGCTGCCGGGTCAACGCCGCGGCCTGCTCCGGAGGGAGAAGAAGGTAACGGGGATGGGAGGCACCCCCCTCAAAGTCGGCACAGCGTTGCCGAGCCACCCATACGGCGCTCCACGGATCCTGAGAACTGACGGTTATAGGTGGTGGATCGGTCTCTCCTTCGGCTTCGAACTGAACCCGCGACCAGAACCGGTCCCTGGAACGACCGGCGCGACCGCCGGTCACCTCCCAATCCTCGTCGATCCGGGCGATTTCAACCTGGCGATCTCCCATCCGAACCGACCCCGGGAGGTGTGGCCTGAGTTCCTCCTCCAGTTGTCGTAGGGGGTCGATGGGGTTGTAGGCCTGACGATGAGGGCCGACCGGCCCGTCGACCTGGGGATCGGATCGCCACGGCGCACCGCTTGACCGCTCCTCGATGAGAGATTGGGGATGCGCCGTCTCGGGGGCGGGTCCGTCGCCGGTGCCGGCGGTAAACCGGATCCGACCGTCGTCATCAACCCAACGAATCGCCGTCCCCACATCCTCGCCGTCTCGACGTTCCCATCGCCCGGCGCCGTCCCGTCGAACCGCCATCACGACGGAGTGACGACGATAGAGCTCGACATCGACGATGCCCGATCGCTCGAGCCAGCGTCGACGTCGTTGCGCTCCTTCCCGGATCGTCATGTTGCGCCACGTCGTTGTACCGTGGTTGCCAGCATCGGTGGTCCATGGTCAGTTGAGAGGAATGAAGTCATAAACGAATTTTCTAAGTTCTGATTTCCATCGACCCTAACCAGATTGTCGGCCCGCCGACGGTCGTGGCCAGGGGTTGACCATGCCTATGACAAGAGCCAACCGTCGTGTCGAAGGTCAAGTCGTGACCGATCCGTAAGGGGCCTCTGAGTAGAGTCATCCCATTGACGTCCACAAGAAACGGGGCGATGGGTTGGGCCAACCGGCCGCCCACGATCCGATCGGACTCCGTGACCCGAAACGAACCTCGGCCTCGTTTCGGATCCGTCGACGCGGACTCGATTCGCCTCACGTAGAGACCCTCTTTGATGTCGGCGATCATCCCTTTCGGATCGTCGTCGCCGGCGTCGATATAGGTCGCCCCCATTCGGGGCAGGACCGGATCTCGATAGCCGGCTCGACGGCCATGACCGTTGGACGGAACGCCCCGCTCGGCCGCCCGTCGAAGATCCAGCAACGGCTCCCCCACCCGGCCCCCTGCAATGAGTTCCACCGTTCGGGCTTCCACCCCCTGGTCGTCGAGCCTCCAGGCTCCCCGTCCGCGCCGCGGATCGTCGATCACGCGGAGCTGTGGGTGGAGTGGCGGACCGGTAGCCAACCAGCTTTGGGTGGCCACATCCCCTTCCAGAGCATGGCCCACCAGTTCGTGGACCAGGACCCCACCCATCGCAGGCCCTAGCAGAAAATTATGGGTGCCCGCAGAGGCGATCCGAACCCCTCCGGCGTCGATCACCTGCAGACCTCTCGCCATCGCCTCGGCACCGAGCGCCGCGCCCCAACCTTCGACCGACTCCAGGACGCGCTCCCGAACAGCGACAACCCCGTAGTCTGGGTGCCAGGCCTCGACTCGGACACGAGAGCCCTGACGACGATCCCGCCACGGCTCCTCTCCGCCACCGGCTCCGATGGCAATCTGATCGAATCCGACCCACCGAACACGAGCCCTGAGGTCCGCGGGACCGCCCTCAATCGCGTCGATCGCCGATTCGACTTCCCAACGCAGGGCCGGGAACTGCCGACGGAATTTCGTGGTCCAGCCGTCCTCGTCGGACGAGACCCCACTCGAACCGTGAGACGAATTCTCGGGGTCGATCCAATCGGCGACGACCGCCGGGATCTCCTCGACGCCGACCCCCGCCCGAAATCGGTGCCACGGCGACTCTTTGCTCCAGAAATCGATGGAGAGTCCGGACTGGGTGCCCACGAATTCTCGTAGTGGGCCGGATCCGGCCCCCTCGATCCAGCCATCGATTCGGCGTTCGTGGAACAGCGTGGGGGCGGTCGGAACCCGTGGCAGAGCCGCAGCCCCGACCCGGATTGCCGCCAGCCACGGACAATCGTCGTTTTTGTGGGAGTTTAGCGGATCGTCATAAGCCGTCGGTGTCACTTGAAAGCCCTAGCTGCGGCACTTATCTTCTGAATTGGAGTACCGGAGACGACTCGCCAGGGGGTCGTCCGTTGCATTTGGAACCAAGCCGATAGATCGTCGGCCGCGTTCGGGTCGGGCATGTCAGATTATACGATACTACTCATCGACTACGATCCTCGGAGCGTAGAGTCGATCAAGAAGACTCTCAAGGGAGCCGGCTACCGTGTGGCTGTGGCCTACGATGGCGAAGCGGCCATCGAGGCCTTCCACGCGATCCAACCCGATGTCACGTTTGTCGAGGCGATGCTTCCCAAGAAGCACGGATTCGAGGTCTGCCGAGAACTCAAAGAGACCGAGCACGGCGCCGATCATGCCGTGATCATCATGACGGCGTTCTACAAGGGACGGAAGTACCGACAGGAAGCCACCCACAAGCACAAATGTGACGAGTACCTGGAGAAGCCATTCAGCAACGAGATCCTCCTGGAAACCGTCAAACGGTTTCTTCCCGAGGAGATCAATCCACCGGCCCACTTGGCTATCGATCGCGCCGCGCCACCGGTGCCTGCACCCACCCCTGAACCGACTCCTGCGCCGACTCCTGCGCCGACCGTTGCACCCAAGACGCCGGGCCTCGTCGACCGTCTCGCGCTGGCGAGCGACGACGCCGACGAGATCGCCGACTACCTGGACGCTATCATGCCGGACTGAGAGCCGGCGCCGGCGGATGAACCGACGACGGCGCCCCTCAAGGAGATGGCATGCCCAAGATCACTCGCATCTATACCCGCGGTGGCGACCGCGGTGAGACCAGCCTCGTCGGCGGGCAACGGGTTCGAAAGGACACGTTGCGGATCGAAGTATTCGGAACCGTCGATGAACTGAACTCGATGTTGGGCGTGGCGCTCTCCCATGGAACCAGTAAGAAGTTGACGCCGGTCCTTCGCCGCATCCAGAACGAGTTGTTCCATCTTGGCTCGGACCTGGCGATCCTCGAGGAGGACAAGGAGACCCTGAAGGTCCCTCAGATCGAGAAGCGACATGTCGATGCCCTGGAGTCCCTGATCGACGATCTCAACGGGGAGGTAGGCGAACTGGAGAACTTTATCCTGCCCGGAGGGACACCGACCGCCGCCGCGCTCCACGTCGCGCGAACCCTCTGTCGGCGGGCGGAGCGCCTGCTCGTCACGCTGATGGGAGAAGAGGCCGTCGGGGCCCAGACCCTGCCGTATCTGAACCGCCTGTCCGATGGGTTGTTCGTGATGGCTCGCTACGAGAACCACGTGGCCGGAGTTCCCGACCCGCTTTGGGACTCGCGGGCGTAAAAGACGCCTCCGGCGCAGGAGGAGGGGCTTTTCTCTTGTGCCGGAGGCATCCAAACAGAGGGAGTGTTTCGCCTCTGCAATAAACTACGCACCGGCTCGTATTTGGTTGCAGGCAGAACTGTAAAAAGCTGTCGCCGGCGGGGCTACTGCGGCGTAATCCCCGCGCCGTCGCCGGGCATCATGAAATCGAAGGCCCGAGTCAGGACCTCTCGCAACCGGCTCCGTTCCACGACCTGATCGATCATCCCGTGCTCGAAGAGGAACTCGCTTCGCTGGAATCCCTCGGGTAGCTTTTGCCGGATCGTCTGTTCGATCACTCGCGGCCCCGCGAATCCGATCAGCGCCCGCGGCTCCGCCAGATTCAGATCTCCCAACATCGCGAAGGAGGCGGTGACACCGCCGGTCGTCGGGTCGGTCAACACGGCGATGTACGGCAGCCCGGCTTCGTCGAGACGCGCGAGCGCCGATGAGATCTTCGCCATCTGCATCAACGACAGCGCCCCTTCTTGCATCCGGGCACCACCGGAACAACTGAACACGATCAGTGGACAGCGATCGCGCAGCGCCCTCTCGGCGCAACGGGTCACCTTC
Coding sequences within it:
- the lnt gene encoding apolipoprotein N-acyltransferase; this encodes MSSSNTSRSAWVRGPVLAGLLLGASFYVPVPLLPFVAFLPLLRWLDDASTRSTSSRLWGGILFGTVGFAIAAHFFLAVVRISWLAIPLYVGFVLLIALRVGLTVTWIGWLRRRTGLGYGILLPATWIPVEWLQTFGDLRMSGDHVGLTVAQYPFLIQIADTVGPYGVGAFALAVNGLIYDGFLAARDGDFRRPRMALGLLLVVVLSYDAWCWVRPLPEGESLRVAIVQPNIPIDEKHDEATSTRQFETLARLSRQARQDGASWIVWPESARPGPVYHWLQHDSTYRADDVAALARELDVTILFGAEYVRVRTREDYDLFNAAMAVDPSGGLQPSWYGKRYLVPFAERTPFRSLLGRFVDGKEGEWKWLAGGFEPGPDLAPVDVHGVRAGVVVCFEQLFPTLSRRMKQDGAEFGVVITNDAWWGRTRFQQHQADALRMRAVETRSDFVRAANTGISGFYDARGRMYQATDTYVEGVEVRDIRRSARPTTYSRTGDWIVAILVAGLIGAWLQAFRSTRIRPKSFAR
- a CDS encoding class IV adenylate cyclase; protein product: MDSLTEIEIKLAFPSVAEALEKIRALGAVEGAPRVFEDNLLFEHDDHPVRENGQTLRLRRAGSRSILTLKSKVKGEFRHKVRLEDETAVADGDAIERVFLGLGFRPSWRYQKFRTTFRLDDLQIYLDETALGCYVELEGPGDLIDAAAARLGYGPESYIKASYRRLQESVHREQGTEPGDLLIAEEDRP
- a CDS encoding sugar phosphate nucleotidyltransferase, whose product is MRAMLLAAGLGRRLAPLTDRYPKPTIPVLGRPMLLQQLARLERAGCDRVVINEHHLGQVIRQTVARSEYVDGPMEILFSHEPVLLGTAGGLRNVADQLRGDGPILVLNADFVSDIDIRWAYDAHMDSDAAATLVTGPRREGYSNLDVDGLGRVHSIAGEPPTAEGVSCEQEMFTGCHVLDESLLERIPFGMPCEIVPTLYRPLAAEGRLGSVLHRGFWWDVGSPRAYLDGSLQLMAALAEQELEIGEHDGIHHEEDALVCRGAGADVDSTATLRGQVAVGFATRVGEESFVENSILMPETWVGPRCRLTRCVVTTGVELPAGFEMTDGWIVADDGIPPADRGNWRQEGTLAIRSLAPET
- a CDS encoding phosphotransferase, which produces MRSEVQAIFGRPDGSTRLVGVEAMAGDASTRRFHRCRLDEGQDVVVMDYGTPFKGETDDLRLQRIFVDADLPCAEVLSVHPDPGCVVWADLGQLTLEASLRRSTRRPDWLAAVQLAARIADQGTPVLAGSDLRNGPRLDGTRFRREMDFFVTHFIGGHLNVQPPAAILTPLLHRLADEAGRCPQPVLCHRDFHSRNIVLSDGGDLALVDLQDACWGPDSYDLASWLYDAYFDRPDDWVSVGIETFVRDRLDADEVPRFQERLEPVAAQRMLKALGTFGFQAASRGEPRYLEGVPRTVSRLRTLLPRFPLGEEILAILDPIFP
- a CDS encoding TldD/PmbA family protein yields the protein MTPTAYDDPLNSHKNDDCPWLAAIRVGAAALPRVPTAPTLFHERRIDGWIEGAGSGPLREFVGTQSGLSIDFWSKESPWHRFRAGVGVEEIPAVVADWIDPENSSHGSSGVSSDEDGWTTKFRRQFPALRWEVESAIDAIEGGPADLRARVRWVGFDQIAIGAGGGEEPWRDRRQGSRVRVEAWHPDYGVVAVRERVLESVEGWGAALGAEAMARGLQVIDAGGVRIASAGTHNFLLGPAMGGVLVHELVGHALEGDVATQSWLATGPPLHPQLRVIDDPRRGRGAWRLDDQGVEARTVELIAGGRVGEPLLDLRRAAERGVPSNGHGRRAGYRDPVLPRMGATYIDAGDDDPKGMIADIKEGLYVRRIESASTDPKRGRGSFRVTESDRIVGGRLAQPIAPFLVDVNGMTLLRGPLRIGHDLTFDTTVGSCHRHGQPLATTVGGPTIWLGSMEIRT